In Fodinicola acaciae, the following proteins share a genomic window:
- a CDS encoding DUF397 domain-containing protein has protein sequence MNDLSGATWRKSTRSNGAGGNCVEVSDYLHEQTLVRDSKLGVASPVLHFSAADWRAFIDGLQTSQGGFRA, from the coding sequence GTGAATGACCTGAGTGGCGCAACCTGGCGCAAAAGCACCCGCAGCAACGGCGCCGGCGGCAACTGTGTCGAGGTCAGCGATTACCTGCACGAACAAACACTCGTACGCGACAGCAAGCTCGGCGTAGCCTCGCCCGTTCTGCACTTCAGTGCGGCGGACTGGCGAGCGTTCATCGACGGCTTGCAGACCAGCCAAGGTGGCTTCCGGGCCTGA
- a CDS encoding helix-turn-helix domain-containing protein, with the protein MSESVVGATVLRREIARRFEALRRQAGLTLEQLAKAVDKGRTTIQRIEEGEESVRFREVDVRAMLKVLGASPEETELLVALTAETRNSKKTSWWQAYNSTALPSWFKLYVALEDSAETISNYEAEVVPGLLQTGAYAETLFRIVSLHPDDDEIEKLVKVRLERQSLLTRPRAPHLSVVLNEAVVRRPIGGAAVMAEQLQHLLDMMQRTSISVRIVPFSVGAHGGAAGCPFSILNFPIDHRTRKPIEPRTAYVETLTGSLFFNDPDEVEQYQHIWQNLEACALDQQASATLIREAIEGHSRE; encoded by the coding sequence ATGTCGGAAAGCGTGGTTGGCGCGACAGTCCTGCGCCGGGAGATCGCCCGGCGTTTTGAGGCACTGCGCCGCCAGGCCGGCCTGACGCTGGAACAGCTGGCCAAGGCCGTCGACAAGGGGCGCACCACGATTCAGCGCATCGAGGAAGGCGAGGAGAGCGTCCGCTTCCGCGAGGTCGACGTACGCGCCATGCTCAAGGTCCTCGGTGCCTCGCCGGAAGAGACCGAACTACTGGTGGCACTCACGGCCGAGACGCGCAACAGCAAGAAGACCAGCTGGTGGCAGGCCTACAACTCGACGGCCTTACCGAGCTGGTTCAAGCTGTACGTCGCGCTGGAAGACTCCGCCGAGACCATCTCCAACTACGAAGCCGAGGTGGTGCCCGGTCTGCTGCAGACCGGTGCCTATGCCGAGACGCTGTTCCGCATCGTCTCGCTTCACCCCGATGACGACGAGATTGAGAAGCTGGTCAAGGTACGCCTGGAACGACAGTCGCTGCTGACCCGGCCGCGGGCACCACACCTATCGGTCGTACTCAACGAAGCCGTCGTCCGGCGCCCGATTGGTGGCGCGGCAGTCATGGCCGAGCAGCTCCAGCACCTCCTGGACATGATGCAACGTACCTCGATCTCGGTGCGCATCGTGCCGTTCAGCGTCGGCGCACACGGCGGCGCGGCCGGCTGTCCGTTCAGCATCCTCAACTTTCCGATCGACCACCGGACACGAAAACCAATCGAACCGCGCACGGCCTACGTGGAGACTCTGACTGGGTCGCTGTTCTTCAATGACCCCGACGAAGTCGAGCAATACCAGCACATCTGGCAGAACCTGGAGGCCTGCGCGCTCGACCAACAGGCATCGGCCACACTCATCAGAGAAGCGATAGAAGGGCACTCCCGTGAATGA
- a CDS encoding radical SAM protein, with the protein MKRSLLIDTHASSCYFRTSVAGDGRKALVQITERCNLHCAHCFVSSGNWGEHLALDDFAGKVLPRLQAARVERITLTGGEPFVHPQLREICTAVTDSGLPLGICTNATQTSDDDISFLEQLGNVHVNVSFDGFRQESHGKFRGNQASFETTVDTTRKFAAAGLLQGLLSTPNALTAVDEFAALCEFAVEVGAEYVLMNPLSSFGRGVKSQGRLAANADKMRAIRTVTERFAERGLDLVHIRFPNEDKPLAGCDAGKLIYVFADGATAICPYLVFAARTPQSPYADSEFLVGNILNEEVAHALDQYDLASRLRMGTNATCTACGLNSACGKGCPAALISRGLRIGEVDTEQCPLPNRQPLLQIGRRPSDQ; encoded by the coding sequence ATGAAGCGATCCCTGCTGATCGACACGCACGCCAGTTCCTGCTATTTCCGTACGTCGGTCGCCGGCGACGGCCGTAAGGCGCTGGTGCAGATCACCGAGCGCTGCAACCTGCACTGCGCGCATTGCTTTGTATCGTCAGGAAACTGGGGTGAGCACCTGGCGCTCGACGACTTTGCCGGCAAGGTGCTGCCTCGGTTGCAGGCGGCGCGCGTGGAGCGCATCACCTTGACCGGCGGCGAGCCCTTTGTCCATCCGCAGCTGCGCGAGATCTGCACGGCCGTGACGGATTCGGGGCTGCCGCTCGGCATCTGCACCAACGCCACACAGACCAGCGATGACGACATTTCGTTTTTGGAGCAATTAGGCAACGTGCATGTCAACGTCAGCTTCGACGGCTTCCGGCAGGAAAGCCATGGGAAGTTCCGCGGGAACCAGGCCTCGTTCGAGACGACCGTAGACACGACACGGAAATTCGCAGCAGCTGGATTGCTGCAAGGGTTGTTGTCGACGCCGAACGCCTTGACCGCCGTGGACGAGTTCGCCGCGCTGTGTGAGTTCGCGGTCGAGGTCGGCGCCGAGTACGTGCTCATGAATCCGCTGTCCTCATTTGGGCGAGGCGTCAAGAGTCAAGGCCGGCTGGCGGCCAACGCCGACAAGATGCGCGCCATCCGTACGGTGACGGAGCGCTTCGCCGAGCGCGGTCTCGACCTGGTGCATATCCGGTTTCCCAACGAGGACAAGCCACTGGCCGGCTGCGACGCCGGTAAGCTGATCTACGTCTTCGCCGACGGCGCCACCGCGATCTGTCCCTACTTGGTCTTTGCGGCACGGACACCGCAGTCGCCGTACGCCGACAGTGAGTTTCTGGTCGGCAACATTCTCAATGAAGAAGTCGCGCATGCGCTCGACCAATATGACTTGGCGAGCCGTCTGCGGATGGGAACGAACGCTACCTGCACCGCGTGTGGCCTGAATAGCGCATGTGGCAAGGGATGTCCAGCCGCACTCATCTCACGCGGGCTGCGTATCGGCGAAGTTGACACCGAGCAGTGTCCGCTGCCAAACAGACAACCGTTGCTGCAAATTGGGCGGAGACCAAGTGACCAGTAA
- the tmk gene encoding dTMP kinase, with the protein MTSKTDVRGLFVAIEGPNGVGKTTVCAELAAQLRERGLSVHPTTEPSATPLGRLLRSGEATLQGRALALGVAADRYAHLEGEVGPAVDAGQYVLSDRYVQSSLVLQRLDGMSVAEIWSYNRYVRRPDLSVYLSESPERIAVRLAERRQRSRLETAGSPERELRLYREAYEFLQAHGWTQIIVKCRGQTPARIAHRIVTHLHLLTK; encoded by the coding sequence GTGACCAGTAAGACCGATGTGCGCGGCTTGTTCGTGGCCATCGAGGGACCGAACGGCGTCGGCAAGACCACCGTCTGCGCCGAGCTGGCCGCGCAGCTCCGGGAGCGCGGCCTGTCCGTCCATCCGACGACGGAACCGTCCGCTACGCCGCTGGGGCGATTGCTGCGCTCGGGTGAAGCCACGCTGCAGGGCCGCGCGCTGGCGCTCGGTGTCGCCGCCGACCGGTACGCGCATCTGGAGGGAGAGGTTGGCCCCGCCGTTGACGCCGGCCAGTACGTGCTGTCAGACCGCTATGTGCAGTCGTCGCTGGTGCTGCAACGCCTCGATGGCATGTCCGTGGCCGAGATCTGGAGCTACAACCGCTACGTTCGGCGGCCGGACCTGTCGGTGTACCTCAGCGAGAGCCCCGAACGGATTGCCGTACGACTGGCTGAGCGGCGGCAGCGGTCGCGCCTGGAAACGGCCGGCTCGCCAGAACGAGAATTGCGGCTCTACCGCGAGGCGTACGAGTTCCTGCAGGCGCATGGCTGGACGCAAATCATCGTGAAGTGCCGGGGTCAAACGCCAGCGCGGATTGCGCACCGTATCGTCACACATCTTCACCTGCTCACGAAGTAG
- a CDS encoding endonuclease/exonuclease/phosphatase family protein: MLSILTVNIGAAARQRAEALLGWLAARPEDVFVLTETSGGPGTAYLLEQFRAAGFAVAYAADSSGDRGTAVVSRVKVERTLDELTSGVSLPGRVAGVELATTPRTAVLGVYVPSRDRSVDKIEKKERFISSLLAGLDKLPDELRERLVVGGDYNVIARDHQPLHAGFLPFEFGLLETLESHGFVDAYARCSPGEQAYSWIGRTNDGYRYDYFHVGAKLGGSIAGCAYLHETREQRLTDHAAVTLSLEIAKVERLETSDPTAAGDGLF; encoded by the coding sequence ATGCTGTCGATCTTGACCGTCAACATCGGGGCTGCCGCGCGACAGCGGGCCGAAGCGCTGCTGGGGTGGCTGGCGGCGCGGCCGGAGGATGTCTTCGTCCTGACTGAGACCAGCGGCGGGCCGGGAACGGCGTACCTGCTGGAGCAGTTTCGTGCTGCGGGCTTCGCGGTGGCGTACGCAGCCGACAGCAGCGGCGACCGCGGCACGGCGGTGGTCAGCCGGGTCAAGGTGGAACGGACACTGGATGAGCTGACCAGCGGCGTCAGCTTGCCGGGGCGGGTGGCCGGCGTCGAGCTGGCCACCACGCCGCGTACGGCGGTGCTCGGGGTGTACGTGCCGAGCCGGGACCGCAGCGTAGACAAGATCGAGAAGAAGGAGCGGTTCATTAGCTCGCTGCTGGCGGGGTTGGACAAACTGCCGGACGAGCTACGCGAGCGGTTGGTGGTCGGCGGGGACTACAACGTCATCGCGCGGGACCACCAACCGTTGCACGCGGGGTTTCTGCCGTTCGAGTTCGGACTGCTGGAGACGCTGGAGAGCCACGGGTTCGTCGACGCGTACGCGCGGTGCTCACCGGGTGAGCAGGCGTACAGCTGGATTGGTCGGACGAACGACGGCTACCGGTACGACTACTTCCACGTCGGTGCCAAGCTCGGCGGCAGCATCGCCGGCTGTGCGTACCTGCACGAGACCCGCGAACAGCGGCTGACAGACCACGCTGCGGTGACGCTCAGCTTGGAGATCGCCAAGGTGGAGCGACTGGAGACCAGCGACCCGACTGCCGCCGGCGACGGGCTGTTTTAG
- a CDS encoding class IV adenylate cyclase, whose product MPIQRREIEVKYRLHDTAAAVDQLAGHGFHLSPPVHQDDQAYAEPGWDYGQPKLGVAFARLRTQLGRHLFTLKKPQDNEMACLEHETEVADRDEMHAALLAMGFRPTVRIVKSRRTAARGDLSLCLDEVEHAGSFLEAETVVPPGRPGLEVQAELDRFVRSLNLDVERTTDTYDSLVRAALVSA is encoded by the coding sequence ATGCCCATCCAGCGGCGTGAGATCGAGGTCAAGTACCGCCTCCACGACACCGCGGCCGCTGTCGACCAGCTTGCCGGCCACGGCTTCCACCTCTCGCCACCGGTTCACCAGGACGACCAGGCGTACGCCGAGCCTGGCTGGGACTACGGCCAGCCCAAGCTCGGCGTGGCCTTCGCGCGACTTCGTACGCAGCTGGGCCGCCACCTCTTCACCCTGAAGAAGCCCCAAGACAACGAGATGGCCTGCCTGGAGCACGAAACTGAGGTCGCTGACCGCGATGAGATGCACGCCGCGCTGCTGGCCATGGGCTTCCGGCCAACCGTCCGCATCGTGAAGTCGCGCCGCACCGCGGCCCGCGGCGACTTGTCGCTGTGCCTGGATGAAGTCGAGCACGCCGGCTCGTTCCTGGAAGCCGAAACCGTCGTACCGCCGGGCCGGCCCGGTCTCGAAGTCCAAGCCGAGCTCGACCGCTTCGTACGCTCGCTGAACCTCGACGTGGAGCGCACCACCGACACCTACGACTCGCTGGTCCGTGCCGCGTTGGTCTCGGCCTAA